One genomic window of Undibacterium cyanobacteriorum includes the following:
- the acpS gene encoding holo-ACP synthase, with protein sequence MIFGIGTDIVQTSRMHDAIARHQYRFADKILGVDEQLVFRMRYDNDPAKGERYLATRFAAKEALSKAMRTGFREPMSWHGVQLLNQDTGMPYFLFNETLSSWFGERGLVAHVSISDEKEYALAFVILETSAASLAMNEK encoded by the coding sequence ATGATATTTGGCATCGGTACCGACATCGTTCAAACATCAAGAATGCACGATGCTATAGCTCGACATCAATATCGGTTTGCCGACAAGATTTTAGGAGTCGACGAGCAACTTGTTTTTCGCATGAGATATGACAATGATCCTGCCAAAGGTGAGCGTTATCTCGCCACGCGATTTGCTGCGAAAGAGGCGTTATCAAAAGCAATGAGAACCGGCTTTCGTGAGCCCATGAGTTGGCATGGAGTGCAGCTGCTAAACCAAGATACCGGCATGCCATATTTTTTGTTCAATGAAACCTTGTCGAGTTGGTTTGGTGAGCGAGGTCTTGTTGCCCATGTTTCGATTTCCGATGAAAAGGAATATGCACTTGCCTTCGTAATACTTGAAACAAGTGCAGCCTCATTAGCGATGAATGAAAAATGA
- the lepA gene encoding translation elongation factor 4, with the protein MNNIRNFSIIAHIDHGKSTLADRIIQLCGGLSEREMESQVLDSMDIERERGITIKAQTAALQYKALDGEIYNLNLIDTPGHVDFSYEVSRSLSACEGALLVVDASQGVEAQTVANCYTAIELGVEVVPVLNKIDLPSADPANASSEIEEVIGIDASDAVQCSAKTGLGVQDILESLIKKVPPPKGDPDAPLQALIIDSWFDNYVGVVMLVRIVNGTLRPKDKIRFMATEAQHLVESVGVFTPKSLSRSELTAGQVGFIIAGIKELKAAKVGDTITLVSNPASAPLPGFKEVQPQVFAGLFPVEANQYDALRDSLEKLKLNDAALMYEPEVSQALGFGFRCGFLGLLHMEIVQERLEREFDMDLITTAPTVVYEVVLGDGSIIQVDNPSKMPDPSKIEEVREPIVTVNLYMPQEYVGSVITLCTSKRGVQMDMSYHGRQVKLTYEMPMAEIVLDFFDRLKSTSRGYASMDYEFKENRAADVVKVDMLINSEKVDALAIIVHRLNAQYRGRAVAAKMRELIPRQMFDVAIQAAIGSNIISRENVKALRKNVLAKCYGGDISRKRKLLEKQKAGKKRMKQVGSVEIPQEAFLAILQVEEK; encoded by the coding sequence ATGAATAACATTCGTAACTTTTCAATTATTGCTCACATCGATCATGGTAAGTCGACTTTGGCCGACCGAATCATTCAGTTATGTGGAGGTCTATCCGAGCGCGAAATGGAGTCACAAGTTCTCGATTCCATGGATATTGAAAGGGAGCGTGGCATTACGATTAAAGCGCAAACGGCAGCTCTTCAGTACAAGGCGCTTGATGGTGAAATCTACAATCTGAATTTGATCGATACTCCTGGACACGTTGACTTTAGCTATGAAGTAAGTCGTTCTCTGTCTGCATGTGAAGGTGCTTTGTTGGTTGTTGATGCATCCCAGGGTGTTGAGGCTCAGACCGTGGCTAACTGCTACACGGCGATTGAATTAGGCGTCGAAGTTGTGCCAGTGTTGAATAAGATTGACTTGCCTTCAGCGGATCCAGCTAATGCATCCAGCGAGATTGAAGAAGTCATTGGGATTGATGCGAGCGACGCAGTTCAGTGCTCTGCTAAGACCGGTCTTGGCGTTCAAGATATCTTGGAAAGTCTCATCAAAAAAGTTCCACCGCCAAAAGGTGATCCTGATGCACCATTGCAAGCGCTTATCATCGACTCATGGTTTGATAACTACGTCGGTGTAGTAATGTTGGTGCGTATTGTGAATGGTACATTGCGCCCTAAGGATAAGATTCGTTTTATGGCGACCGAAGCGCAACATTTGGTGGAGAGTGTTGGTGTATTTACGCCGAAATCCTTGAGCCGAAGTGAACTTACAGCGGGACAGGTCGGATTTATCATCGCTGGTATCAAAGAGTTAAAGGCGGCAAAGGTAGGCGATACGATCACGCTGGTCTCTAATCCTGCAAGCGCTCCCTTGCCCGGTTTTAAAGAAGTTCAACCGCAGGTTTTTGCAGGTTTGTTCCCGGTCGAGGCCAATCAATATGATGCTTTGCGCGACTCCCTCGAAAAGCTCAAGCTCAACGATGCGGCATTAATGTATGAGCCAGAAGTTTCACAGGCGCTTGGGTTTGGTTTCCGTTGTGGCTTCTTGGGGCTGCTTCATATGGAGATCGTTCAAGAACGCTTAGAACGTGAATTTGACATGGATTTGATTACTACCGCTCCAACGGTGGTGTACGAAGTCGTGTTGGGTGATGGAAGTATTATTCAAGTTGATAATCCATCGAAGATGCCCGATCCGTCCAAGATCGAAGAAGTGCGTGAACCGATTGTGACGGTGAATTTGTACATGCCACAAGAGTATGTCGGTTCTGTCATCACACTTTGTACTTCGAAACGCGGTGTACAGATGGATATGAGCTACCACGGACGTCAGGTAAAGCTGACCTATGAAATGCCGATGGCCGAAATTGTGTTGGACTTCTTTGACCGTTTGAAATCGACCTCCCGTGGTTACGCATCGATGGATTATGAGTTCAAAGAAAATCGAGCGGCTGACGTAGTGAAGGTTGATATGCTCATCAATAGTGAAAAAGTCGATGCATTGGCCATCATTGTGCATCGTTTGAATGCGCAATATAGGGGGCGCGCCGTCGCGGCCAAAATGCGTGAATTGATTCCTCGTCAAATGTTTGATGTAGCAATCCAAGCCGCGATTGGATCTAACATTATTTCGCGCGAAAACGTAAAAGCTTTACGTAAGAATGTTCTCGCAAAATGTTATGGCGGTGATATTTCGCGTAAACGCAAGCTGTTGGAAAAACAGAAGGCCGGTAAGAAACGCATGAAGCAAGTTGGTTCGGTCGAGATTCCGCAAGAAGCATTCTTGGCGATTTTGCAGGTGGAAGAAAAATGA
- the nadA gene encoding quinolinate synthase NadA, with amino-acid sequence MEATKVIEFERPLMEAGSSCVASAWARVPDAPSQDEKRELKEKIRRLLKEKNAVLVAHYYVDSDLQDLAEETGGCVSDSLEMARFGRDHEAKTLVVSGVKFMGETAKILSPEKTILMPDLDATCSLDLGCDAEEFAAFCDSHPDRTVVVYANTSAAVKARADWMVTSSVGLDIVAELHAQGKKILWAPDKHLGSYIQKQTGADMLLWQGSCLVHDEFKGVELEVLKEQYPLAKVLVHPESPAGVVALADVVGSTSQLIKAAVELDATQFIVATDNGILHKMQLAAPNKQFIVAPTAGNSATCKSCAHCPWMAMNGLRNLLQVLETGENQIQVDSETATKAKIAIDRMLDFAAAKNRRVQASGDLAKDGALFSGIGPA; translated from the coding sequence ATGGAAGCGACCAAAGTAATTGAATTTGAACGTCCGTTGATGGAAGCTGGAAGTAGTTGTGTTGCTTCGGCTTGGGCTCGCGTTCCTGATGCGCCGTCGCAGGATGAAAAGCGTGAGCTAAAAGAGAAAATTAGGCGCTTGCTGAAGGAAAAAAATGCGGTGCTTGTTGCGCATTATTATGTTGATTCAGATTTGCAGGACCTAGCGGAAGAGACTGGTGGTTGTGTTTCTGATTCGCTTGAGATGGCTCGTTTCGGTCGTGATCATGAGGCGAAAACGCTGGTTGTGTCTGGTGTCAAGTTCATGGGTGAAACTGCGAAAATTTTAAGCCCCGAGAAAACGATTTTGATGCCAGATCTCGACGCAACATGTTCTCTTGATCTTGGTTGTGATGCTGAGGAATTTGCTGCATTTTGCGACTCCCATCCTGATCGCACAGTGGTTGTTTATGCCAATACCAGCGCAGCAGTCAAGGCGCGTGCTGATTGGATGGTGACCTCTAGTGTAGGGTTGGATATTGTCGCTGAGTTGCATGCACAAGGTAAGAAGATTTTATGGGCACCAGACAAGCATCTTGGTAGTTATATTCAGAAGCAAACCGGTGCGGACATGTTGTTGTGGCAGGGATCCTGTTTGGTGCATGATGAGTTCAAGGGTGTTGAGCTCGAGGTCTTGAAAGAGCAGTATCCCCTCGCGAAAGTCTTGGTGCATCCCGAATCTCCTGCAGGGGTGGTTGCGTTGGCGGACGTGGTGGGATCAACTTCGCAATTGATTAAGGCCGCAGTCGAGTTGGATGCAACGCAATTTATTGTTGCTACGGATAACGGCATTTTGCATAAGATGCAGTTGGCTGCGCCAAACAAGCAATTTATCGTTGCACCAACGGCCGGTAACAGTGCTACTTGCAAGAGTTGTGCTCATTGTCCTTGGATGGCAATGAATGGTTTGCGGAATTTGTTGCAAGTTCTGGAGACTGGTGAAAATCAAATTCAAGTGGACTCCGAAACTGCAACGAAGGCGAAAATTGCAATTGATCGGATGCTTGATTTTGCTGCGGCAAAAAATAGGCGTGTGCAAGCCAGTGGTGATTTGGCGAAAGACGGAGCCTTATTTTCTGGAATTGGTCCTGCTTAA
- the uvrC gene encoding excinuclease ABC subunit UvrC, producing the protein MAKKIESASDVSDSRSKLLEHVSQLPHLPGVYRYFDVNGQVLYVGKARDLKKRVSSYFLKNLSSPRIAMMVERIDRMETTVTRSEAEALILENNLIKALKPRYNILFRDDKSYPYLKISNEATPRMMYYRGAVDKRHRYFGPFPSSWAVKESMQLLQKIFLLRTCEDSVFQNRTRPCLLHQINRCSAPCVGKIDSDAYLADIENAEQFLRGKQSEILKNLEIKMYDYSARLEFENAAMVRNQMAALSKVLHQQGMETSGDADLDIIAVVVEGGRACVNLAMVRGGRHLGDRSYFPNIFDAAHGSIGGEIEAEVMEAFLAQHYADQYIPSQLVLNVELDAPELMLAIMEQCGHKIYCIYQPQEQKRAWLEMAVKGAHLALARALSEQGAQQMRTRALVDVLDLEVEKLDELRIECFDISHTQGEATQASCVVYENHAMQSAQYRRFNIKDIVGGDDYAAMKQVLQRRFEHFSLKLDQSETLEEGKEPDARRKMPHVVLIDGGKGQVEIARQVFVEYGLDLSLIVGVAKGEGRRVGLETLVFVDGREPKELGKESAALMLIAQIRDEAHRFAITGMRAKRAKARQTSRLEEIDGIGPKRRQRLLTRFGGLKGVEEASVEDLMTVDGISRALAEEIYQRLR; encoded by the coding sequence ATGGCGAAAAAAATAGAAAGTGCGTCAGATGTATCTGATTCTCGTTCAAAATTGCTCGAGCATGTTTCGCAGTTGCCGCACTTGCCAGGGGTTTATCGCTATTTCGATGTGAATGGACAGGTACTTTATGTTGGTAAGGCGCGTGATCTAAAAAAACGTGTTTCGAGTTATTTCCTCAAAAACTTGAGTAGCCCGCGTATTGCCATGATGGTCGAGCGTATTGATCGTATGGAGACTACTGTTACTCGCAGCGAAGCGGAAGCACTCATTCTTGAGAATAACCTCATCAAGGCTCTGAAGCCTCGCTATAACATTCTGTTTCGCGATGATAAGTCATATCCATATCTGAAAATAAGCAATGAAGCGACCCCACGTATGATGTACTACCGCGGCGCCGTTGATAAGAGACATCGATATTTCGGACCTTTCCCTTCATCTTGGGCTGTGAAAGAGTCAATGCAATTGTTGCAGAAGATTTTTCTGTTGAGGACTTGTGAAGATAGTGTTTTTCAAAATCGCACAAGGCCCTGCCTTCTGCATCAAATCAATCGATGCAGCGCGCCTTGCGTAGGAAAAATCGATTCGGATGCCTATCTAGCAGATATCGAGAATGCAGAGCAATTCTTGCGAGGAAAGCAGAGTGAGATTTTAAAAAATCTTGAGATCAAAATGTATGATTACTCAGCGCGTTTAGAATTCGAAAACGCTGCAATGGTGCGAAATCAGATGGCAGCTTTGTCGAAAGTACTCCATCAGCAAGGCATGGAGACTAGCGGTGATGCAGATCTCGACATTATTGCAGTTGTGGTTGAAGGTGGGCGCGCCTGCGTCAATTTGGCAATGGTGCGTGGTGGGCGGCACTTAGGAGATCGCTCATACTTCCCTAATATTTTTGACGCAGCACATGGCTCAATTGGTGGGGAGATTGAGGCTGAAGTGATGGAAGCATTTTTGGCTCAGCACTATGCTGATCAGTACATTCCATCACAGTTGGTGCTCAACGTCGAACTTGATGCGCCCGAGTTGATGCTCGCCATAATGGAGCAATGCGGTCACAAGATTTATTGCATTTACCAACCTCAAGAACAAAAGCGGGCGTGGTTGGAGATGGCAGTAAAGGGCGCGCACCTTGCCTTGGCTCGCGCACTTTCCGAACAAGGTGCGCAACAGATGCGCACAAGAGCATTAGTCGATGTGCTTGATCTTGAAGTTGAAAAACTGGACGAGTTGCGGATCGAGTGTTTTGATATCAGTCATACGCAAGGGGAGGCAACGCAAGCGTCTTGTGTTGTTTACGAGAACCATGCGATGCAGTCTGCACAGTATCGTCGGTTTAATATCAAGGATATTGTTGGTGGTGATGATTATGCTGCGATGAAACAAGTTCTGCAGCGGAGGTTTGAGCATTTTTCGTTGAAGCTAGATCAGTCCGAGACATTGGAGGAAGGCAAAGAGCCTGATGCGAGACGTAAGATGCCACACGTCGTTTTGATCGATGGAGGTAAAGGTCAAGTCGAAATTGCACGGCAAGTGTTTGTCGAATATGGACTAGATTTGAGTCTCATCGTTGGCGTTGCTAAGGGGGAGGGGCGCAGGGTTGGCTTGGAAACATTGGTATTCGTCGATGGGCGCGAACCCAAAGAGCTCGGCAAAGAGTCGGCTGCGCTGATGCTTATTGCGCAAATTCGTGATGAGGCACATCGCTTTGCCATCACCGGAATGCGCGCAAAGCGTGCGAAGGCAAGGCAAACTTCGCGCCTAGAAGAAATTGATGGTATTGGCCCTAAGCGGCGCCAACGCTTGCTTACCCGTTTTGGTGGTTTAAAAGGGGTTGAAGAGGCCAGTGTTGAAGATTTAATGACGGTCGATGGGATCTCCAGAGCGCTTGCGGAAGAAATCTACCAAAGATTGCGCTGA
- the pgsA gene encoding CDP-diacylglycerol--glycerol-3-phosphate 3-phosphatidyltransferase, whose amino-acid sequence MPFNFPILLTWLRVALIPLVVGVFYVPDHFLAPTEKNIAATAVFVIAAVTDWFDGFLARRWNQTSAFGAFLDPVADKLMVAGALLVLVQWDRVNAVIAFIIIGREITISALREWMAQIGASKSVAVSSLGKIKTAAQMVAIPMLLFYGDLFGLIHTEIIGRVLILVAAVLTVWSMFYYLRRAWPLIKEKSEN is encoded by the coding sequence ATGCCTTTCAATTTCCCCATTTTGTTAACGTGGCTTCGTGTAGCGCTTATTCCTTTGGTGGTGGGCGTTTTTTACGTGCCAGATCATTTCCTTGCTCCAACTGAAAAGAATATTGCCGCGACGGCCGTCTTCGTCATCGCCGCAGTAACGGATTGGTTCGATGGCTTCTTAGCGCGGCGCTGGAATCAGACTTCGGCCTTTGGCGCCTTCTTGGATCCCGTCGCAGATAAGTTGATGGTCGCGGGTGCTCTACTCGTTTTGGTGCAGTGGGATCGCGTAAATGCTGTTATCGCTTTTATTATTATCGGTCGTGAAATCACGATTTCAGCATTGCGCGAATGGATGGCTCAGATTGGTGCATCGAAGTCAGTGGCGGTAAGTTCACTCGGCAAGATAAAAACGGCTGCACAAATGGTGGCGATTCCTATGCTGTTGTTCTATGGTGATTTATTTGGGCTGATCCACACCGAAATTATTGGGCGAGTCTTGATTTTAGTTGCTGCGGTTTTAACCGTTTGGTCTATGTTTTACTATTTGCGTCGTGCTTGGCCATTGATTAAGGAAAAATCTGAAAACTGA
- a CDS encoding DUF4845 domain-containing protein, which yields MNSQKIASSFRSSQKGMSVVGLIFLLSIIAMIALLAAKITPTAMEYLAIKRAIVTAKAAGASVRDMQVAFDKQAEVSYITSIKGSDLMFEKDETGYEVSFYYTKKIPLVGPASLLLEYEGSTAKIKTRTRKAE from the coding sequence ATGAATTCCCAAAAAATTGCATCTTCTTTCCGTTCCTCTCAAAAGGGAATGTCGGTAGTTGGTCTGATTTTCTTGTTGAGTATCATTGCAATGATTGCGCTATTGGCTGCGAAGATCACGCCTACTGCGATGGAATATCTTGCGATAAAACGGGCAATTGTGACTGCGAAAGCAGCCGGTGCCTCCGTGAGAGACATGCAAGTTGCTTTTGATAAGCAAGCTGAGGTGAGCTACATCACTTCAATCAAGGGTAGTGATCTCATGTTCGAAAAAGATGAAACTGGCTACGAAGTAAGTTTCTACTATACAAAAAAGATTCCTTTGGTAGGCCCAGCAAGTCTGTTGTTGGAATATGAAGGCTCTACTGCGAAAATTAAAACAAGAACACGTAAGGCCGAATAA
- the recO gene encoding DNA repair protein RecO: MARLANEENEIVLDELGDFSPITNVSSRPSSKKRAEKIELRVSHQPGFVLHSYPYKETSLIVDLFSRDYGRIALVAKGAKRPHSRLRSVLQTFQPLNVAWSGRAEVKTMTNAEWVGGMLPVEKSALLCGFYLNELLTKFLIRGEPAPSLFQDYVSTLNQLAHGASAAIALRQFEIALLQQAGLLGDLNFCTVSGAQVREQLRYIVNPEAGVQPAQIFESGPVVIGKTLRDMSAKDYSDPTTQSQSKQLMRYLLQYHLQGQTLKTRQILIDLQKL, translated from the coding sequence ATGGCCAGATTGGCGAACGAAGAAAATGAGATTGTGTTAGACGAGCTTGGCGACTTTTCGCCGATCACGAACGTGTCGTCGCGTCCTTCTTCTAAAAAACGTGCAGAGAAAATTGAACTCCGAGTTTCGCATCAACCGGGTTTCGTGCTCCATTCTTATCCTTATAAAGAAACAAGTCTGATCGTGGATTTGTTTTCTCGTGATTACGGTCGTATTGCATTAGTCGCGAAAGGTGCCAAGCGCCCGCACTCCCGTTTGCGCAGTGTACTGCAGACATTTCAACCATTGAACGTTGCTTGGTCTGGGCGGGCGGAGGTTAAAACAATGACGAATGCAGAATGGGTTGGCGGGATGCTGCCTGTTGAAAAGTCAGCCCTTCTCTGTGGTTTCTATCTTAATGAACTTCTCACCAAATTTCTCATTCGAGGCGAGCCAGCGCCATCGCTCTTTCAAGATTACGTTTCTACATTAAATCAATTAGCTCATGGTGCTAGTGCCGCGATTGCGTTGCGCCAATTTGAAATCGCATTGCTTCAACAAGCTGGATTATTGGGCGATCTGAATTTTTGTACGGTAAGTGGTGCCCAAGTCCGCGAACAACTGCGTTATATTGTGAATCCTGAGGCGGGAGTGCAGCCAGCACAGATTTTCGAAAGTGGTCCAGTGGTGATCGGTAAAACCTTGCGCGATATGAGCGCGAAGGATTATTCTGATCCAACCACACAGTCACAAAGCAAACAACTGATGCGTTATCTGCTCCAATATCATCTACAAGGACAGACTTTAAAAACGCGACAAATATTGATAGACCTTCAGAAATTATGA
- the pdxJ gene encoding pyridoxine 5'-phosphate synthase, whose protein sequence is MNIHQQTQIIDLGINIDHVATLRNARGTNYPDPLQAALMAEEAGADCITLHLREDRRHIKDADVLRIRPELRTRMNLEAAVTAEMIDFACKVRPQDVCLVPERREEVTTEGGLDVVRYFDEVESATRKLQAEGIRVSLFIDADDVQIQAAKNTGATVIEIHTGKYADSHGDAQQAELRRIASAVDTATALGLKVNAGHGLHYTNTQAIAALPGISELNIGHAIVAQAVFVGWHKAVADMKALMVKARLQA, encoded by the coding sequence ATGAATATTCATCAGCAAACACAGATCATAGACCTTGGAATCAATATCGACCATGTCGCGACTTTACGAAACGCGCGTGGTACAAACTATCCAGATCCGCTACAAGCGGCTCTTATGGCGGAAGAGGCTGGTGCTGATTGTATTACGCTGCATTTGCGTGAGGATAGACGTCACATCAAAGACGCTGATGTTTTGCGTATTCGCCCCGAGTTGCGAACCCGTATGAATCTGGAGGCTGCCGTTACAGCAGAGATGATCGACTTTGCGTGCAAAGTGCGCCCGCAAGATGTGTGTTTAGTTCCGGAGCGCCGGGAAGAGGTAACGACAGAAGGTGGATTGGATGTGGTTCGTTACTTTGACGAAGTGGAAAGCGCCACGAGGAAACTACAGGCAGAGGGGATTCGTGTGAGTTTGTTTATCGATGCTGATGATGTTCAAATTCAGGCTGCGAAAAACACCGGCGCAACGGTGATTGAAATTCACACAGGTAAGTATGCGGATTCCCATGGTGATGCGCAACAGGCTGAGCTGCGAAGAATTGCCAGTGCGGTCGATACTGCAACGGCTTTAGGTCTGAAAGTGAACGCTGGGCATGGTCTGCATTATACAAACACCCAGGCTATTGCCGCGCTTCCAGGAATCAGTGAATTGAATATTGGACATGCAATCGTCGCCCAAGCAGTTTTTGTGGGATGGCACAAAGCTGTCGCCGACATGAAGGCCTTAATGGTCAAGGCACGCCTGCAAGCTTAA
- the rnc gene encoding ribonuclease III — protein sequence MNEQLLQKRLGHQFKDVALLQQALTHRSHSTSHNERLEFLGDSILNCVVASILFETFDRIDEGDLSRVRANLVKQQSLFEIAQKMELSQFLRLGEGELKSGGFRRPSILADTLEALFGAIYLDAGFDVARAVIKSLYAPILATVDPTTLGKDAKTLLQEFLQSKKIALPQYNVVATHGAAHNQEFEVECLVPKLEIQVFGTGGSRRAGEQAAAKLALDTAVSMLAKTPASRKNKTRKAQMKLAGIATVQTAAAESNGDDSAQLSLDVAVPDVPQGEKI from the coding sequence ATGAACGAGCAATTGCTGCAAAAACGTTTGGGGCACCAATTTAAGGATGTTGCACTTCTGCAGCAGGCATTGACACATCGTAGTCATAGTACCAGCCACAACGAACGGCTGGAATTTTTGGGAGACTCGATACTGAACTGTGTAGTGGCTTCGATCTTGTTCGAGACTTTTGATCGAATTGACGAAGGGGATCTCTCTCGAGTTCGGGCGAATCTAGTGAAACAGCAGAGCTTGTTTGAGATCGCTCAGAAGATGGAGTTGTCACAATTTTTGCGTCTTGGTGAAGGTGAGTTGAAGTCGGGTGGATTCCGTCGACCTTCTATTCTTGCAGACACACTTGAAGCTTTGTTCGGGGCGATCTATCTAGATGCTGGTTTTGATGTTGCGCGTGCTGTGATTAAATCCTTATACGCACCGATTTTGGCGACTGTGGATCCAACTACGCTCGGTAAAGATGCGAAGACGCTATTGCAAGAGTTTTTGCAAAGTAAAAAGATCGCCTTGCCGCAATATAACGTCGTTGCAACGCATGGTGCAGCACATAATCAGGAGTTTGAAGTTGAGTGCTTGGTGCCAAAATTGGAAATTCAAGTTTTTGGTACTGGAGGCAGTCGACGCGCGGGTGAGCAAGCCGCTGCAAAACTTGCACTCGATACCGCAGTCAGCATGTTGGCGAAGACTCCAGCTAGTCGCAAGAATAAAACACGTAAGGCGCAAATGAAGCTCGCAGGAATCGCGACCGTGCAAACAGCAGCGGCCGAGTCTAATGGTGATGACTCAGCCCAGCTTTCGCTTGATGTTGCCGTTCCAGATGTGCCGCAGGGTGAAAAAATATGA
- the lepB gene encoding signal peptidase I — protein MSFQFLVKNFALILFILLLVTGVIWTLDLLIWSKRRKLMAEAALEQAGGAARLSADEQDAITKPILRQPAWVEYTGSFFPVIAMVFVLRSFLFEPFKIPSGSMLPTLYVGDLILVNKYTYGIRLPIIGTKVIQINDPERGDVMVFKYPEDPSLDYIKRVVGVPGDVVTYKNKRLSINGVPLEYQEQTQFLHDAKEGRYSSQFQENLSGISHRILNNDLRAPGDPQLNFKGSEVCESYQDGFSCKVPAGHYFMMGDNRDDSQDSRFWGFVPDQNIVGKAVFIWMNLSDMKRIGSFQ, from the coding sequence ATGAGTTTTCAATTCTTAGTAAAGAATTTTGCCCTGATCCTGTTCATTCTGTTGTTGGTGACTGGAGTTATTTGGACCCTCGATTTGTTGATTTGGTCAAAACGTCGTAAGTTAATGGCTGAAGCGGCGTTAGAGCAAGCTGGTGGGGCAGCTCGTTTGAGTGCTGATGAACAAGATGCGATCACCAAGCCAATCTTGAGACAGCCGGCTTGGGTTGAATATACCGGTAGTTTCTTTCCAGTGATTGCAATGGTATTCGTGTTGCGATCGTTTTTATTTGAGCCTTTTAAGATTCCATCAGGTTCAATGCTGCCAACGTTGTATGTGGGTGATTTAATCCTAGTTAACAAGTACACCTATGGTATTCGCCTACCAATTATCGGTACCAAAGTCATTCAAATTAATGATCCTGAGCGTGGCGATGTGATGGTCTTTAAATATCCAGAGGATCCGAGTCTTGATTACATCAAGCGCGTTGTTGGAGTTCCGGGCGATGTAGTAACGTACAAAAATAAACGCTTGAGTATCAATGGTGTTCCATTAGAGTATCAGGAGCAAACTCAGTTCTTGCACGATGCTAAGGAAGGTCGATATTCTTCACAATTTCAAGAAAATCTTAGTGGTATTAGCCATCGTATTTTAAACAATGATCTGCGAGCTCCTGGAGATCCACAGCTCAACTTCAAGGGGTCCGAAGTGTGCGAATCTTATCAAGATGGTTTCTCGTGTAAAGTTCCTGCGGGACATTACTTTATGATGGGCGACAATCGTGATGATAGCCAAGATAGTCGCTTTTGGGGCTTTGTACCTGACCAAAACATCGTTGGCAAGGCAGTCTTTATCTGGATGAATCTTAGTGATATGAAGAGAATTGGTAGCTTTCAATAA
- the era gene encoding GTPase Era: MENSQFRCGYIAIVGRPNVGKSTLMNALIGAKVSITSRKAQTTRHRITGIQTKDQTQFVYVDTPGFQTRHSNALNRTLNRTVTNTLTAADVILMIIEAGTFGPADQQVLDLLPKKVPCILVINKSDRVKDKAILMPFAQKVMSAFPFAAVVPVSATLRFQLESLEGEIRKYLPENEPIFAEDDITDRSEKFLATEIVREKLFRFVGDELPYTSTVVMEKFEQEGNLRRVFVAILVDRDGHKSMVIGNKGVRLKEISSQSRQDMEKLFGGPVYLEIWVKVKSGWADNEAGLRAYGYE, from the coding sequence ATGGAAAATTCTCAATTTCGCTGTGGGTACATAGCAATTGTCGGACGTCCCAATGTTGGTAAGTCGACTTTGATGAACGCGTTGATCGGTGCCAAAGTGAGTATCACTTCACGCAAAGCGCAAACGACACGTCATCGTATCACTGGCATTCAAACTAAAGATCAAACTCAATTCGTCTACGTTGATACGCCTGGTTTTCAAACACGGCATTCGAACGCGCTTAATCGTACTTTGAACCGAACCGTTACCAACACTCTTACTGCGGCAGATGTCATTCTGATGATCATCGAAGCTGGTACGTTTGGTCCAGCCGATCAGCAAGTGTTAGATTTACTTCCAAAAAAAGTGCCTTGTATTTTGGTGATTAACAAGTCTGATCGTGTGAAAGACAAGGCTATTTTGATGCCTTTTGCTCAAAAGGTGATGAGTGCATTTCCTTTCGCTGCAGTGGTGCCGGTGTCGGCGACATTAAGATTTCAGCTTGAGAGTCTCGAGGGCGAGATTCGGAAGTATTTGCCAGAGAATGAGCCGATTTTCGCTGAGGATGATATTACCGATCGCAGTGAGAAATTTCTCGCGACCGAGATTGTGCGCGAAAAACTTTTTCGTTTTGTTGGGGATGAACTTCCATACACCAGTACCGTGGTCATGGAGAAATTCGAGCAAGAAGGAAACTTGCGGCGTGTCTTTGTCGCGATCTTGGTTGATCGTGATGGCCATAAATCTATGGTCATCGGAAATAAGGGAGTTCGGCTGAAAGAAATTTCGAGCCAATCAAGACAAGACATGGAGAAACTCTTCGGTGGTCCAGTTTATCTTGAAATCTGGGTGAAAGTGAAATCCGGTTGGGCGGATAATGAAGCCGGATTGCGCGCCTACGGTTACGAATGA